Proteins from a genomic interval of Rhizobium etli CFN 42:
- a CDS encoding DUF3563 family protein: MFDPIRKIARAFRAPTTQEREIAYLNGSLDRIDLEFRQRQVDRGLFRNR; the protein is encoded by the coding sequence ATGTTTGATCCTATCAGGAAAATTGCTCGCGCCTTTCGCGCTCCGACCACACAGGAACGTGAAATTGCCTATCTGAACGGCTCGCTGGATCGTATCGATCTCGAGTTTCGTCAGCGTCAGGTCGATCGCGGTCTGTTCCGCAATCGCTGA
- a CDS encoding DUF2062 domain-containing protein, whose amino-acid sequence MLFRRRKPAGFKEKMRELLWPRKGFLRPIRYLTMRILRLSASPHAVAAGVAAGVFVSWTPFIGVHFVMAFVITYFLSGNMVAAALGCAAFGNPLTYPFIWGITWEIGHLLLSREDHLAGQAVDLAALFHKLNFTELWRPVLEPMLVGAIPPGIMTSVALYALTFYTVKGFQARRRARLMERARLRLAGPTGDMPSV is encoded by the coding sequence ATGTTGTTTCGCCGTCGCAAGCCTGCGGGTTTCAAGGAAAAGATGCGGGAGCTTCTATGGCCCCGAAAAGGTTTCCTTCGCCCGATCCGTTACCTGACAATGCGCATCCTGCGCCTGAGCGCTTCACCGCATGCGGTTGCGGCCGGCGTCGCCGCGGGGGTCTTTGTCTCGTGGACGCCGTTCATTGGCGTGCATTTCGTCATGGCTTTCGTCATCACCTATTTCCTCTCCGGCAATATGGTGGCCGCGGCTCTCGGCTGCGCCGCCTTCGGCAATCCGCTGACCTATCCGTTCATTTGGGGTATCACCTGGGAGATCGGCCATCTGCTGTTGAGCCGTGAGGATCATCTGGCCGGTCAGGCGGTGGATCTCGCCGCGCTCTTTCACAAGCTGAACTTCACCGAATTGTGGAGGCCGGTGCTGGAGCCCATGCTGGTCGGCGCCATTCCGCCGGGAATCATGACCTCCGTTGCGCTCTATGCGCTGACGTTCTACACCGTCAAGGGTTTTCAGGCGCGCCGCCGCGCGCGGCTGATGGAGCGGGCGCGCCTGCGCCTGGCGGGTCCGACCGGCGACATGCCGAGCGTATGA
- the acpS gene encoding holo-ACP synthase — MIIGIGSDLIDIRRVEKSIERFGERFTHRCFTEVERARSDRRANRAASYAKRFAAKEACSKALGTGIAQGVFWKDMGVVNLPSGKPTMQLTGTAAVLLEAILPAGHRAAIHLTITDDYPLAQAFVIIEALPESP, encoded by the coding sequence ATGATCATCGGCATTGGCAGCGATCTGATCGACATTCGTCGTGTCGAGAAATCGATCGAGCGCTTCGGCGAGCGCTTCACCCATCGCTGCTTCACCGAGGTCGAGCGCGCCCGTTCCGATCGCCGGGCAAACCGCGCCGCATCCTATGCCAAGCGTTTCGCCGCCAAGGAGGCCTGTTCCAAGGCGCTCGGCACCGGCATAGCCCAGGGCGTCTTCTGGAAGGACATGGGCGTCGTCAACCTGCCGAGCGGCAAGCCGACCATGCAGTTGACCGGTACCGCCGCCGTGCTGCTGGAAGCGATACTGCCCGCGGGCCATAGGGCCGCCATTCATTTGACAATAACCGATGATTATCCCTTGGCGCAGGCCTTCGTGATCATCGAGGCGTTGCCCGAGAGCCCATGA
- the lepB gene encoding signal peptidase I: MSEKVDTKPNALWENIKVIIQALILAMVIRTVLFQPFTIPSGSMMPTLLVGDYIFVNKFAYGYSKYSLPFSPDIFSGRIFGSDPKRGDIVVFRFPPNPDVDYIKRCVGLPGDHIQVTDGVLYVNGKPVPKVPDGSFTSDYKLDPGEDVPVFRETLDNGKTYDTLDNSPVSRGDNTREFIVPEGHYFMMGDNRDNSADSRFEVGFVPAENLVGRASVIFFSLGNDTSFREVWKWPTNMRWDRLFKVVE; the protein is encoded by the coding sequence GTGTCCGAAAAAGTCGATACCAAGCCGAACGCCCTCTGGGAAAATATCAAGGTCATCATTCAGGCGCTGATTTTGGCGATGGTGATTCGAACCGTGCTGTTCCAGCCCTTTACCATTCCGTCCGGTTCAATGATGCCGACGCTGCTCGTCGGCGATTATATCTTCGTCAACAAGTTCGCTTACGGCTATTCGAAATATTCGCTGCCCTTCTCGCCCGATATCTTCAGCGGCCGCATCTTCGGCTCCGATCCGAAGCGCGGCGATATCGTCGTCTTCCGCTTCCCGCCGAATCCCGATGTCGATTACATCAAGCGCTGCGTCGGCCTGCCGGGCGATCATATCCAGGTCACCGATGGCGTTCTTTACGTCAACGGCAAGCCGGTTCCGAAGGTGCCGGATGGCAGTTTTACCTCGGATTACAAGCTCGATCCGGGCGAGGACGTCCCGGTGTTCCGCGAGACGCTCGACAACGGCAAGACCTACGACACGCTCGATAATTCTCCCGTATCGCGCGGCGATAACACCCGCGAATTCATCGTGCCAGAAGGCCATTATTTCATGATGGGCGATAACCGCGACAACTCGGCCGACAGTCGCTTCGAAGTCGGCTTCGTGCCCGCGGAAAACCTTGTCGGTCGCGCCAGCGTCATCTTCTTCTCCCTCGGCAACGACACCTCTTTTCGCGAGGTCTGGAAGTGGCCCACCAATATGCGCTGGGACCGTCTTTTCAAGGTCGTTGAATGA
- the rnc gene encoding ribonuclease III, whose translation MSKAQTLSAADRAKLEALIGHDFAEKERLDRALTHASARTEKGSNYERLEFLGDRVLGLCIAELLFRTFGTAGEGELSVRLNQLVSAETCAAVADELNLHLYIRTGADVKKLTGKRMMNVRADVVESLIAAIYLDGGLEVARRFILRYWQGRAVRADGAKRDAKTELQEWSHAKFGVTPIYRVDERSGPDHDPRFRVTVEVAGIKPESGVERSKRAAEQVAATKMLEREGIWQQSPAGN comes from the coding sequence ATGAGTAAGGCGCAGACGCTTTCTGCGGCCGACCGCGCAAAGCTCGAAGCCCTGATCGGTCATGACTTCGCCGAGAAGGAACGCCTGGATCGCGCGCTGACTCATGCGAGCGCCCGGACGGAAAAGGGCAGCAATTACGAACGGCTGGAGTTTCTCGGCGACAGGGTCCTCGGGCTCTGCATCGCCGAACTTCTGTTTCGCACCTTCGGCACGGCTGGGGAAGGCGAGCTCTCGGTTCGCCTCAACCAGCTCGTCAGCGCCGAAACCTGCGCTGCAGTCGCCGACGAACTCAACCTTCACCTTTATATCCGCACCGGCGCCGATGTGAAGAAATTGACCGGCAAGCGCATGATGAACGTGCGCGCCGATGTCGTCGAAAGCCTGATCGCCGCGATCTATCTCGATGGCGGTCTTGAAGTCGCCCGCCGCTTCATCCTGCGCTATTGGCAGGGCAGGGCGGTCAGGGCCGATGGCGCTAAACGCGACGCCAAGACCGAGCTGCAGGAATGGTCGCACGCGAAATTCGGCGTCACGCCGATCTACCGGGTTGATGAACGCAGCGGACCGGATCATGATCCGCGCTTCAGGGTGACGGTGGAAGTTGCTGGCATAAAGCCGGAAAGCGGCGTAGAGCGGTCGAAGCGTGCCGCCGAACAGGTCGCCGCGACCAAGATGCTCGAGCGCGAAGGCATTTGGCAGCAATCGCCTGCCGGAAACTGA
- the era gene encoding GTPase Era: MTQEENIAAEAAARTNGPTHSGFVALIGPTNAGKSTLVNRLVGAKVSIVSHKVQTTRAIVRGIAIHDNAQIVFMDTPGIFKPRRRLDRAMVTSAWGGAKDADLIMLLIDSERGLRGDAEAILEGLKEVQQPKILVLNKIDRVNREDLLALAASANEKIAFDRTFMISAETGSGCDDVMDYLASTLPEGPWYYPEDQISDLPMRQLAAEITREKLFLRLHQELPYSSHVETEKWEERKDGSVRIEQVIYVERDSQKKIALGKGGETIKAISTASRKELSEILEQPVHLFLFVKVRENWGDDPERFREMGLEFPK, encoded by the coding sequence ATGACACAAGAAGAAAATATTGCGGCCGAGGCCGCTGCACGAACCAATGGTCCGACGCATTCGGGCTTCGTCGCGCTGATCGGGCCGACCAATGCCGGCAAGTCGACGCTGGTGAACCGCCTCGTCGGCGCCAAGGTCTCGATCGTCAGTCACAAGGTGCAGACGACGCGCGCGATCGTCCGCGGTATTGCGATCCACGACAACGCCCAGATTGTCTTCATGGATACGCCCGGCATCTTCAAGCCGCGCCGGCGGCTCGACCGAGCCATGGTGACCTCGGCCTGGGGCGGCGCCAAGGATGCCGATCTGATCATGCTGCTGATCGACAGCGAACGGGGGCTTCGCGGCGATGCCGAAGCCATCCTCGAAGGCCTCAAGGAAGTCCAGCAGCCGAAGATCCTGGTGCTCAACAAGATCGACCGCGTCAACCGCGAGGATCTGCTGGCGCTGGCCGCAAGCGCCAACGAGAAGATCGCTTTCGATCGCACTTTCATGATCTCGGCCGAAACCGGTTCAGGCTGCGACGACGTCATGGATTATCTGGCAAGCACCCTGCCGGAGGGGCCGTGGTACTATCCGGAAGACCAGATCTCCGATCTTCCCATGCGCCAGCTCGCCGCCGAGATCACGCGCGAAAAGCTGTTCCTGCGCCTGCACCAGGAGCTTCCCTATTCCTCGCATGTCGAAACGGAAAAGTGGGAGGAGCGCAAAGACGGCTCGGTGCGTATCGAGCAGGTAATCTATGTCGAGCGTGATAGCCAGAAGAAGATCGCCCTCGGCAAAGGCGGCGAAACCATCAAGGCGATCTCGACCGCCTCTCGCAAGGAATTGTCGGAAATATTAGAGCAGCCGGTCCATCTTTTCCTTTTCGTCAAGGTTCGCGAAAACTGGGGCGATGACCCCGAGCGGTTCCGCGAAATGGGCCTCGAATTCCCGAAATAG
- a CDS encoding Crp/Fnr family transcriptional regulator, with translation MTTSKRTHSFKTPCEQCPLRPLPHFREFSRDELEFVSRFKRGELAVDAGSTILVEGAHSAHLFTVLSGWGFRYKMLEDGRRQILNYIMPGDLIGLQGTIAGEMQHSIEALSPVSLCVFERDRLMTLYNKHASLAFDITWIAAREERILDEHLLSIGRRTALERAAYLIAFLYERGRKLDLFNGRKSIPITQQHIADTLGLSIVHTNKTLRKLGERGLIRWQERGCEVQNGEELMAIAGWEGLGEGKRPFI, from the coding sequence ATGACAACGTCGAAACGCACCCACTCTTTCAAGACCCCTTGTGAGCAATGCCCGCTGCGGCCACTGCCGCATTTCAGGGAGTTCAGCCGCGACGAGCTGGAATTCGTCTCCCGTTTCAAGCGCGGCGAGCTTGCCGTCGATGCCGGCTCCACCATTCTCGTGGAAGGCGCCCATAGCGCGCATCTCTTTACCGTGCTTTCCGGTTGGGGCTTCCGCTACAAGATGCTGGAGGACGGCCGCCGCCAGATTCTGAACTACATCATGCCCGGTGACCTGATCGGCCTGCAGGGAACGATTGCCGGCGAAATGCAGCACTCCATCGAAGCGCTGTCACCCGTTTCCCTTTGCGTCTTCGAGCGCGATCGGCTGATGACGCTCTACAACAAACACGCTTCGCTCGCCTTCGACATCACTTGGATCGCCGCGCGCGAAGAGCGGATTTTGGATGAGCATCTCCTCTCCATCGGTCGCCGCACGGCATTGGAAAGAGCGGCCTATCTGATCGCTTTCCTGTATGAGCGCGGCAGGAAACTTGATCTCTTCAACGGCCGCAAGTCCATCCCCATCACTCAACAGCACATCGCCGACACTCTCGGTCTTTCCATCGTTCACACCAACAAGACCCTGAGAAAGCTTGGAGAACGCGGTCTGATCCGCTGGCAGGAACGCGGCTGCGAGGTGCAAAACGGTGAGGAGTTAATGGCGATCGCCGGCTGGGAGGGGCTTGGAGAGGGCAAGCGTCCTTTCATTTAG
- a CDS encoding response regulator, with translation MVYSELVAEFTDSVPCGAPEGNDVGEKAGALRQAPDEGHGIMNALRVLVLEDSLIIAMEAEDILRLAGVDSIDIVGSLDQARAAIAAEKYDFALLDVNLGEGMSFGFARHLLDAGIPFGFVSGYSDIRDFPCDLQHIPLLVKPFDEKAMREFLQRLLPAAA, from the coding sequence ATGGTTTATTCAGAACTGGTGGCGGAATTCACCGATAGCGTGCCATGCGGGGCACCGGAGGGCAATGATGTTGGCGAAAAGGCCGGGGCGCTGCGACAGGCGCCCGACGAGGGGCACGGAATCATGAATGCACTCCGTGTTCTGGTTCTCGAGGACAGTCTGATCATCGCGATGGAGGCGGAGGATATCCTGCGCCTGGCCGGTGTCGACAGCATCGATATTGTCGGCAGTCTCGATCAGGCAAGAGCCGCCATCGCTGCGGAGAAATATGATTTCGCCCTTCTCGACGTCAACCTCGGCGAGGGCATGAGTTTCGGATTTGCCCGCCATCTTCTCGACGCCGGCATCCCCTTCGGTTTCGTCAGCGGCTATTCCGATATACGTGACTTCCCGTGCGACCTTCAGCACATACCGCTGTTGGTGAAGCCGTTCGACGAAAAAGCGATGCGCGAATTCCTGCAGAGGCTTCTGCCGGCTGCGGCATAA
- the recO gene encoding DNA repair protein RecO, whose protein sequence is MQWQDQAIILGVKRHGETSVIAEVMTRGRGRHLGLVRSGRSRAMRPVLQPGNAVEVVWRARLDEHLGEFRVEPVTLRAARLMDTATAVYGVQAMGALLRLLPERDPHPHLFDALEVILDHLHNPADAGELFVRFELAVLNDLGFGLDLAECAATGARSDLAYVSPKSGRAVSRSAGAPWADKMLLLPPFLGVEGNHAADVDSLAAAFRLTGFFLHRHVYEPRGIEAVAARDGFVQAALKALNPASQTLSSPNGVSA, encoded by the coding sequence ATGCAGTGGCAGGATCAGGCGATCATTCTGGGCGTCAAACGCCACGGCGAGACGAGCGTCATCGCCGAGGTGATGACGCGTGGTCGCGGCCGTCACCTCGGCCTGGTGCGTTCCGGGCGTTCGCGCGCCATGCGGCCGGTGCTGCAGCCGGGCAATGCCGTCGAGGTCGTCTGGCGCGCCCGACTCGACGAACATCTCGGCGAATTCCGCGTCGAGCCGGTGACGCTGCGCGCCGCCCGTCTGATGGATACGGCGACCGCCGTCTACGGCGTCCAGGCGATGGGCGCTCTTCTGCGGCTGCTGCCGGAGCGCGACCCGCATCCGCACCTCTTCGATGCGCTGGAAGTCATTCTTGATCACCTGCACAATCCGGCTGATGCCGGTGAGCTCTTCGTGCGTTTCGAGCTTGCGGTGCTGAACGATCTAGGCTTCGGTCTCGATCTTGCCGAATGCGCCGCGACGGGCGCCCGTTCAGATCTCGCCTATGTCTCGCCAAAATCAGGACGCGCCGTCAGCCGCAGCGCAGGCGCCCCCTGGGCGGACAAGATGCTGCTTTTGCCGCCCTTCCTCGGCGTCGAGGGCAACCATGCGGCCGACGTCGACAGCCTTGCGGCGGCGTTCCGTCTGACCGGATTCTTTCTGCACCGCCACGTCTACGAGCCGCGTGGCATCGAGGCGGTGGCAGCCCGTGACGGTTTCGTTCAGGCTGCCCTCAAGGCGCTTAATCCAGCCTCGCAGACGCTCTCCAGTCCGAACGGCGTCTCTGCCTGA
- a CDS encoding aldo/keto reductase, with protein sequence MLTKTASPTTITLWNGREIPRLGMGCWAIGGPFFAGETPLGWGEVDDDESVEAINRAIALGIRFFDTASNYGAGHSEEVLGRAIGNRDDIIVATKFGFATDPETKQAIGAFADEAFIRRSVETSLRRLKRDRLDLLQFHLNDFPLEQSDAVFDTLEALRAEGKIDAFGWSTDFPDRAARHAGRAGFVSVQHTMNVFEPVPEMIAVVEQKGLISINRGPLAMGLLTGKFTADKAVGAKDVRGAALSWMVYFKDGRMAPEFAARLDAVRDLLTSGGRTLTQGALAWLWARSPRTFPIPGFRTVAQVEENAGALEKGPLSADVMAGIDAALGHP encoded by the coding sequence ATGCTCACCAAAACCGCATCACCGACGACGATCACGCTTTGGAACGGCCGCGAAATTCCGCGCCTCGGCATGGGGTGCTGGGCAATCGGAGGCCCTTTCTTCGCCGGCGAGACGCCGCTCGGCTGGGGCGAGGTTGACGACGATGAATCCGTTGAAGCGATCAACCGGGCCATCGCGCTCGGCATCCGCTTCTTCGACACAGCCTCGAACTACGGGGCCGGCCATTCCGAGGAGGTGCTCGGCCGGGCGATCGGCAATCGTGACGATATCATCGTCGCCACCAAATTTGGCTTCGCCACCGATCCGGAAACGAAGCAGGCAATCGGCGCCTTCGCCGATGAGGCGTTCATCCGCCGCTCCGTCGAAACATCGCTTCGCCGTCTGAAGCGCGACCGCCTGGATCTCCTGCAGTTTCACCTCAATGATTTTCCGCTGGAGCAATCGGATGCAGTCTTCGATACGCTGGAGGCGCTGCGTGCCGAAGGCAAGATCGACGCGTTCGGCTGGAGCACCGATTTTCCCGATCGCGCCGCCCGCCATGCCGGGCGCGCCGGCTTTGTCTCGGTCCAGCATACGATGAACGTCTTCGAGCCGGTGCCGGAGATGATCGCCGTGGTCGAGCAGAAAGGCCTGATCTCCATTAATCGCGGTCCGCTGGCCATGGGGCTCCTGACCGGCAAGTTCACCGCCGACAAGGCAGTGGGCGCCAAGGATGTCCGCGGCGCGGCACTCTCCTGGATGGTCTATTTCAAGGACGGGCGTATGGCTCCGGAATTTGCCGCAAGGCTCGACGCCGTCCGCGATCTCCTGACGTCAGGCGGCCGCACGCTGACGCAGGGGGCGCTCGCCTGGCTCTGGGCAAGGTCGCCGCGCACCTTCCCCATTCCGGGCTTCCGCACCGTCGCCCAGGTGGAGGAAAATGCCGGCGCACTGGAGAAAGGGCCGCTATCGGCCGATGTTATGGCGGGGATTGATGCCGCGCTGGGGCATCCGTGA
- a CDS encoding MOSC domain-containing protein, whose protein sequence is MRVSDLFIYPLKSARAIALPAADIDTYGLSGDRRAMITDPQGHFITQRELPDLARIEIRPEAGAFRLLMQGKPEISVSPPRPESRMDVSVWKSTVSAAVADAESNRQLSEWLGREVRLVFFDGQAQRTANAEWAGEGTPVSFTDGYQILVTTTGSLQALNADLAAHGEGSVGMERFRPNIVIDTDEAWPEDRWAAIEIAGIRFDLVKPCSRCIMTTQDQLTGSREVANPMPAMGRIRMSADRRVPGPLFGWNVTPRGSGRITIGDAIKIVEERPEGWALKIRDRR, encoded by the coding sequence ATGCGTGTCAGCGACCTCTTCATCTACCCGCTCAAGAGCGCTCGCGCCATTGCGCTGCCCGCCGCCGATATTGACACCTATGGGCTTTCCGGCGACCGGCGGGCGATGATCACCGACCCGCAAGGCCATTTCATCACCCAGCGCGAACTGCCGGACCTCGCGCGCATCGAAATACGGCCGGAGGCCGGCGCCTTTCGACTGCTGATGCAGGGCAAGCCTGAGATATCGGTGTCGCCGCCCCGGCCTGAAAGCCGCATGGATGTGAGCGTGTGGAAATCGACCGTCAGCGCCGCCGTCGCCGATGCAGAGAGCAACCGTCAGCTTTCCGAATGGCTCGGCCGCGAGGTGCGGCTGGTGTTTTTCGACGGACAGGCACAGCGGACGGCGAACGCCGAATGGGCCGGCGAAGGCACGCCCGTGAGCTTTACCGACGGCTATCAGATCCTGGTGACGACGACCGGTTCGCTACAGGCGCTGAACGCCGATCTCGCCGCCCATGGCGAAGGCAGCGTCGGCATGGAGCGCTTCCGACCGAACATCGTCATCGACACCGACGAGGCCTGGCCAGAAGATCGCTGGGCGGCAATCGAAATCGCGGGCATCCGCTTCGATCTCGTCAAACCCTGCTCGCGCTGCATCATGACGACGCAGGACCAGTTAACCGGGTCACGCGAAGTGGCAAACCCGATGCCGGCCATGGGCCGCATCCGCATGTCGGCCGACCGCCGCGTGCCCGGCCCGCTGTTCGGCTGGAACGTCACGCCGCGCGGCAGCGGCAGGATCACGATCGGCGACGCCATCAAGATCGTTGAAGAGCGGCCGGAGGGCTGGGCGTTGAAAATTCGTGACCGGCGGTAG
- a CDS encoding HD domain-containing protein produces the protein MFEAETFSPHETLAAALVAHAAEGDDGSHDLAHILRVFRNAMRIHAGEGGDGRILAAAVLLHDCVAVEKNSPLRAKASALAAEKASVILSELGWSEAHIEAAAHAITAHSFSAGVAPQTLEAKILQDADRLDAIGMVGVARCFYIGGRMGSGLYDPFDPAAANRALDDKRYAIDHFQTKLFKLAEGFQTETGRRIAAARDRSLRDFLAAFMDEI, from the coding sequence ATGTTCGAGGCCGAAACCTTCTCCCCTCATGAAACGCTCGCAGCGGCGCTGGTCGCACACGCGGCCGAGGGCGACGACGGTTCACACGATCTTGCCCATATCCTGCGTGTCTTCAGGAACGCCATGCGCATCCATGCGGGAGAAGGCGGAGATGGACGGATCCTTGCCGCCGCCGTGCTGCTGCACGACTGCGTCGCCGTCGAGAAGAATTCGCCGTTGCGGGCAAAAGCGTCGGCCTTGGCGGCGGAAAAGGCTTCGGTGATCCTTTCCGAACTCGGCTGGAGCGAAGCGCATATCGAAGCCGCCGCCCACGCCATCACCGCTCATAGTTTTTCCGCTGGGGTGGCGCCACAGACGCTCGAGGCGAAGATCCTGCAGGATGCCGACCGACTGGACGCGATCGGCATGGTCGGCGTCGCACGCTGCTTCTATATCGGCGGGCGAATGGGATCAGGGCTCTACGATCCGTTCGACCCTGCGGCAGCGAACCGTGCGCTCGACGACAAGCGTTATGCCATTGATCACTTCCAGACGAAGCTGTTCAAACTGGCGGAGGGATTCCAGACCGAGACCGGCCGCCGGATTGCGGCCGCGCGGGACAGGAGCCTGCGCGATTTTCTCGCGGCATTCATGGACGAAATTTAG
- a CDS encoding putative bifunctional diguanylate cyclase/phosphodiesterase: MKAEALFWRQCTEAVMADGSIDAQRLMELVIATYRGHESDYDIIERSAETLQRENQALKGNMSALNQAFDGQKRLFEIVLNNLPLGLSVFDAGQRLTLYNLRFPQLFGLTPEDVAAGATIAELIGKMRGNERTASKPVRQTARPSLAKTGSSSIRRREWLMHDGRIIQSVVTILSDGSSIAIHADITEDRKAAERISYLAHHDPLTGLPNRMYFREQVDTRLAQRKPHEQIALVHLNLDRFKSINNTIGVSVGDKILQQVAERIRASAGSENILARLGSDEFAILQTGKQQPRTVTALADQIRSELSEPFLNGEKQVTLSVSMGIAIAPENGGETDILLKNAGVALSHAKADGRKRERFFTGEMEAQMQLRHALEADLRAAVENEEFHLHYQPLYDLAERRICGFEALIRWNHPVRGRVPPMDFIPLAEEVGLIVDIGRWVLRRACRDAAQWPENIKVAVNVSAIQFSGSDLTQDVSEALAAAGLSPSRLELEITESVLMENLNEVLPILHALKDRGIHVSMDDFGTGYSSLSYLSSFPFDKIKIDKSFVNDIVDNKEAYAIMRAIILLGDALGMRVTVEGVETAAQLALLECEECDEIQGYHISPPRPVRDVPHLLCLPPKSGGATASPTLER; encoded by the coding sequence ATGAAGGCTGAAGCTCTCTTCTGGCGGCAATGTACAGAGGCTGTCATGGCCGACGGATCAATCGACGCGCAGCGTCTGATGGAGCTGGTGATCGCAACCTATCGCGGCCATGAAAGCGACTATGATATAATCGAGAGAAGTGCGGAAACCCTTCAGAGGGAAAACCAGGCGTTGAAAGGGAATATGTCGGCCCTCAACCAAGCGTTCGACGGACAGAAAAGACTCTTCGAGATCGTCCTGAACAACCTGCCGCTCGGCCTCAGCGTCTTTGACGCCGGCCAGCGGCTGACGCTTTACAATCTCCGCTTTCCTCAGCTCTTCGGCCTGACACCGGAAGACGTCGCTGCGGGCGCGACGATCGCCGAACTCATCGGCAAAATGCGCGGCAACGAACGCACTGCCTCCAAACCCGTCCGGCAGACAGCACGACCTTCTCTCGCCAAGACAGGAAGCAGCAGCATCCGTCGGCGCGAATGGCTGATGCATGATGGCCGCATCATCCAAAGCGTGGTGACCATCCTCTCCGACGGTAGCAGCATCGCCATTCATGCCGATATCACAGAGGATCGAAAGGCGGCCGAGCGCATCAGCTATCTCGCCCATCACGATCCCCTGACCGGACTTCCCAATCGGATGTATTTCCGCGAGCAGGTCGATACGAGACTCGCCCAGCGCAAGCCGCACGAGCAGATCGCCCTCGTCCACCTCAATCTCGACCGGTTCAAATCGATCAACAACACGATCGGCGTGTCGGTCGGCGACAAGATCCTGCAGCAGGTCGCGGAGCGGATCCGAGCCTCGGCCGGGTCGGAAAACATACTGGCACGCCTTGGTTCGGACGAGTTCGCCATCCTGCAGACCGGCAAGCAGCAGCCGAGAACCGTGACGGCACTGGCCGACCAGATCCGCAGCGAGCTTTCCGAGCCGTTCCTGAACGGCGAGAAACAGGTGACGCTCAGCGTCTCCATGGGTATTGCGATCGCTCCCGAGAACGGCGGGGAAACCGATATCCTGCTGAAAAATGCCGGCGTGGCGCTGTCGCATGCCAAGGCGGACGGACGCAAGCGCGAGCGCTTCTTCACCGGCGAGATGGAAGCGCAGATGCAGTTGCGCCATGCGCTGGAGGCAGATCTTCGGGCCGCCGTCGAGAACGAGGAATTCCATCTGCATTACCAGCCGCTCTACGATCTTGCCGAGCGGCGGATTTGCGGTTTCGAAGCATTGATCCGCTGGAACCATCCGGTCCGGGGCCGCGTGCCGCCGATGGATTTCATTCCGCTTGCAGAGGAGGTCGGCCTGATCGTCGATATCGGCCGCTGGGTTTTGCGCCGGGCCTGCCGGGATGCGGCCCAATGGCCGGAGAACATCAAGGTGGCGGTCAATGTTTCGGCGATCCAGTTCAGCGGCAGCGATCTGACGCAGGACGTCAGCGAAGCGCTTGCCGCCGCCGGGCTGTCGCCATCGAGGCTCGAACTGGAAATTACCGAGAGCGTGCTGATGGAGAACCTCAACGAAGTGCTCCCGATCCTGCACGCCCTGAAGGACCGCGGTATCCACGTCTCGATGGACGATTTCGGAACCGGATACTCCTCTCTGAGCTATCTCTCGAGCTTCCCCTTCGACAAGATCAAGATCGACAAATCCTTCGTCAACGACATCGTCGACAATAAGGAAGCGTATGCGATCATGCGCGCAATCATCCTGCTCGGTGATGCGCTCGGCATGCGCGTCACTGTCGAAGGCGTCGAGACGGCCGCCCAGTTGGCGCTGCTCGAATGCGAGGAATGCGACGAGATCCAGGGCTATCACATCAGTCCACCGCGACCGGTCCGTGATGTGCCTCATCTTCTCTGCCTGCCGCCGAAGAGCGGCGGCGCGACAGCTTCTCCGACGCTCGAGCGCTGA
- a CDS encoding superoxide dismutase family protein: MKAIHITAALSLLALALPASAQNKQTAVANFVGKDGKENGRAQMTAAANGGVLIEVEISELPANKWVAFHVHETGRCDAATHYESAGGHFNPDSAEHGILAAKGPHAGDMPNQYVGQDGVLRAQIFDGMVTLDGKKDGIRGRTLMVHANSDDYRSQPSGDAGERLACGVVQ; this comes from the coding sequence ATGAAAGCCATTCACATCACCGCCGCCCTGAGCCTGCTGGCTCTTGCCTTGCCGGCAAGCGCCCAGAACAAGCAGACGGCGGTCGCCAATTTCGTCGGCAAGGACGGCAAGGAAAACGGTCGGGCCCAAATGACGGCTGCCGCCAATGGCGGCGTCCTGATCGAAGTGGAGATATCGGAGTTGCCGGCCAATAAATGGGTGGCCTTTCATGTTCATGAAACCGGCCGCTGTGACGCGGCGACCCATTACGAGTCGGCAGGTGGCCATTTCAACCCGGACTCGGCCGAGCATGGCATCCTTGCCGCCAAGGGGCCGCATGCTGGCGACATGCCCAACCAGTATGTTGGACAGGACGGTGTGCTCAGAGCCCAGATCTTCGATGGCATGGTCACGCTCGACGGAAAGAAAGATGGCATTCGCGGCCGCACATTGATGGTGCACGCCAATTCGGATGATTATCGCAGCCAGCCTTCCGGTGACGCCGGGGAGAGACTTGCCTGCGGAGTGGTCCAATAG